In Procambarus clarkii isolate CNS0578487 chromosome 36, FALCON_Pclarkii_2.0, whole genome shotgun sequence, one DNA window encodes the following:
- the LOC138371544 gene encoding uncharacterized protein — MAWSAVVCKHNTCPPTTMRPPTTTPSYNHALLQPRPPTTTPSYNHVPSYNHALLQPRPPTTTRPPTTTCPSTTTCPPTTTPSYNHALLQPRPPTTTPSYNHALLQPRPPTTTPSYNHVPSYNHALLQPRPPTTTPSYNHALLQPRPPTTTCPPTTTPSYNHALLQPRPPTTTCPPTTTPSYNHALLQPRALLQPRALLQPRPPTTTPSYNHALLQPRPPTTTPSYNHALLQPRPPTTTPSYNHAPSYNHALLQPRALLQPRPPSTTPSYNHALLQPRPPTTTCPPTTTCPPTTTPSFNHALLQPRALLQPRPPTTTCPPTTTPSYNHAPSYNHALLQPRALLQPRPPSTTPSYNHVPSYNHALLQPRALLQPRALLQPRALLQPRDLLQPRPPTTTCPPTTTRPPTTTRPPTTTRPPTTTRPPTTTCPPTSTCSPTTTCPPTSTRPPTTTRPPTTTCPPTTTRPPTTTPSYNHAPSYNHSPSYNHVPSYNHVPSYNHVPSYNHAPSGCQRR, encoded by the coding sequence ATGGCGTGGTCAGCTGTTGTATGTAAACACAACACGTGCCCTCCTACAACCATGCGCCCTCCTACAACCACGCCCTCCTACAACCACGCCCTCCTACAACCACGCCCTCCTACAACCACGCCCTCCTACAACCACGTGCCCTCCTACAACCACGCCCTCCTACAACCACGCCCTCCTACAACCACGCGCCCTCCTACAACCACGTGCCCTTCTACAACCACGTGCCCTCCTACAACCACGCCCTCCTACAACCACGCCCTCCTACAACCACGCCCTCCTACAACCACGCCCTCCTACAACCACGCCCTCCTACAACCACGCCCTCCTACAACCACGCCCTCCTACAACCACGTGCCCTCCTACAACCACGCCCTCCTACAACCACGCCCTCCTACAACCACGCCCTCCTACAACCACGCCCTCCTACAACCACGCCCTCCTACAACCACGTGCCCTCCAACAACCACGCCCTCCTACAACCACGCCCTCCTACAACCACGCCCTCCTACAACCACGTGCCCTCCTACAACCACGCCCTCCTACAACCACGCCCTCCTACAACCACGCGCCCTCCTACAACCACGTGCCCTCCTACAACCACGCCCTCCTACAACCACGCCCTCCTACAACCACGCCCTCCTACAACCACGCCCTCCTACAACCACGCCCTCCTACAACCACGCCCTCCTACAACCACGCCCTCCTACAACCACGCCATCCTACAACCACGCGCCCTCCTACAACCACGCCCTCCTACAACCACGTGCCCTCCTACAACCACGCCCTCCTTCAACCACGCCCTCCTACAACCACGCCCTCCTACAACCACGCCCTCCTACAACCACGTGCCCTCCTACAACCACGTGCCCTCCTACAACCACGCCCTCCTTCAACCACGCCCTCCTACAACCACGTGCCCTCCTTCAACCACGCCCTCCTACAACCACGTGCCCTCCTACAACCACGCCCTCCTACAACCACGCGCCCTCCTACAACCACGCCCTCCTACAACCACGTGCCCTCCTACAACCACGCCCTCCTTCAACCACGCCCTCCTACAACCACGTGCCCTCCTACAACCACGCCCTCCTACAACCACGCGCCCTCCTACAACCACGTGCCCTCCTACAACCACGCGCCCTCCTACAACCACGTGACCTCCTACAACCACGCCCTCCTACAACCACGTGCCCTCCTACAACCACGCGCCCTCCTACAACCACGCGCCCTCCTACAACCACGCGCCCTCCTACAACCACGCGCCCTCCTACAACCACGTGCCCTCCTACATCCACGTGTTCTCCTACAACCACGTGCCCTCCTACATCCACGCGCCCTCCTACAACCACGCGCCCTCCTACAACCACGTGCCCTCCTACAACCACGCGCCCTCCTACAACCACGCCCTCCTACAACCACGCGCCCTCCTACAACCACTCGCCCTCCTACAACCACGTGCCCTCCTACAACCACGTGCCCTCCTACAACCACGTGCCCTCCTACAACCACGCGCCCTCAGGTTGCCAGAGACGCTAA